The following proteins are co-located in the Oscillatoria sp. FACHB-1407 genome:
- a CDS encoding CHAT domain-containing protein has translation MMLLSRHLFRLAIASLWYVDNGGTQVLMNAFYKALEQPGMTKAEALRQAQIALITGDYQRLGIEVTPQLAQYLDRPYYWAPFILIGNGL, from the coding sequence ATGATGCTATTGTCACGACACTTGTTTCGGTTAGCGATCGCCTCTCTTTGGTACGTCGATAATGGCGGCACACAAGTATTGATGAATGCCTTCTACAAGGCTCTGGAGCAACCCGGAATGACGAAGGCAGAGGCATTACGGCAAGCACAGATTGCCTTAATTACAGGAGATTATCAGCGATTGGGAATTGAGGTGACACCTCAACTAGCGCAATACCTTGATCGCCCCTACTACTGGGCACCCTTTATTCTCATCGGCAATGGGTTGTAG